A DNA window from Enterobacter asburiae contains the following coding sequences:
- a CDS encoding methyl-accepting chemotaxis protein: MINFFRRAGLGSKLSLLTGVSVATLFLLFTFLLSQKASQQLEALAVEDLHNQSTGMVDMVQMFNTSLSEEVESYTRLFTTFLPQPLNIDNSQPQTINGLSVPLLKGGETGLHENNTLSDEFLNRTGAISTLFVRSGNDFVRVATSLRKENGDRAMGTVLDNASPAFAAVNKGEVYRGLALLFGKHYITQYQPVKNAEGQVIAIVFVGVDITHSWNVMREKILNRRLGESGRFFVLDRSNGKTRGQYLFHASEEGKQPKWDGATQQQLLGDKPGTLERTSDDGRTLKMAYTPLPGWNWTIVGEVDKSVLLSSVTAMRDRFLLAGVVLSILFAGLFVVIIRRVLTRPLRNVIHLARQYAAGDLRSSLPVTRQDEVGQLIDAINGIGGGLQKIVLQVREAAGEIHLGTNALAADTGEISEQINKQASSVEETSASMEQLAATVQQNAANMEQTQQLVGETSLAVHQGGETVTHAVSTMDDIREASKRIEDITRVIESIAFQTNILALNAAVEAARAGEHGKGFAVVAQEVRALAGRSANAVKEIEQLIGDTLRKVSEGHALSERTRLAMDDIIIHIDNISQLVTEINHASREQSAGIGQVNLAMTHIGEASHINADRISRSEQTAQTLREKGSHLTQLVSLFQLKG, encoded by the coding sequence ATGATCAACTTTTTCCGCCGTGCGGGCCTGGGGTCGAAACTCTCGCTGCTGACTGGCGTCAGTGTCGCCACGCTGTTTCTGCTATTCACTTTTCTGCTCAGCCAAAAAGCCAGCCAGCAGCTTGAAGCCCTTGCGGTAGAAGATCTGCATAATCAGTCCACCGGCATGGTCGACATGGTGCAGATGTTTAATACCAGCCTGAGTGAAGAGGTTGAGAGCTATACCCGCCTGTTTACCACCTTCTTACCGCAGCCCCTGAACATTGATAATTCCCAACCCCAGACGATTAACGGACTTAGCGTTCCGCTTCTGAAAGGTGGAGAAACCGGGCTGCATGAAAATAACACCCTTTCGGACGAGTTCCTGAACCGTACGGGAGCCATTTCGACGCTGTTTGTACGCAGCGGTAACGACTTTGTTCGCGTAGCCACTTCCCTGCGCAAAGAGAATGGCGATCGGGCAATGGGTACCGTTCTGGATAACGCCAGCCCGGCCTTTGCCGCCGTCAACAAAGGTGAAGTGTACCGCGGCCTGGCGCTGCTGTTCGGCAAACACTACATCACCCAGTACCAGCCCGTTAAAAACGCCGAAGGGCAGGTCATTGCGATTGTCTTTGTCGGGGTGGACATCACCCACTCCTGGAACGTCATGCGCGAGAAAATCCTCAACCGCCGCCTGGGCGAGAGCGGTCGCTTCTTCGTGCTAGATCGCAGCAACGGCAAAACGCGCGGGCAATACCTGTTCCATGCCAGCGAAGAGGGAAAACAGCCGAAGTGGGACGGCGCGACGCAGCAGCAGCTTCTGGGTGACAAACCCGGCACGCTGGAGCGTACAAGCGACGACGGCCGGACACTGAAAATGGCGTATACCCCGCTGCCGGGCTGGAACTGGACTATCGTGGGCGAAGTGGATAAATCGGTGCTGCTCTCAAGCGTTACCGCCATGCGCGATCGCTTCCTGCTGGCCGGCGTGGTCTTATCCATCCTTTTTGCTGGCCTGTTCGTGGTCATTATTCGCCGCGTGCTGACCCGACCGCTGCGCAACGTGATCCATCTTGCCCGACAATATGCCGCAGGGGATCTCCGTTCCAGCCTGCCCGTGACCCGCCAGGACGAAGTCGGCCAGCTGATCGATGCTATCAACGGCATCGGCGGCGGCCTGCAAAAAATTGTCCTGCAGGTTCGTGAGGCCGCAGGCGAGATCCATTTGGGCACCAACGCGCTGGCCGCCGACACTGGCGAGATTTCAGAGCAGATCAACAAGCAGGCCAGCAGCGTGGAGGAGACGTCCGCCAGCATGGAGCAGCTGGCCGCCACCGTGCAGCAAAATGCCGCCAACATGGAGCAAACGCAGCAGCTGGTGGGTGAAACCTCGCTCGCGGTCCATCAGGGCGGTGAGACGGTCACCCATGCGGTGTCGACCATGGACGATATTCGCGAAGCGTCAAAACGCATCGAAGACATCACGCGCGTGATCGAATCCATCGCTTTCCAGACCAATATTCTGGCGCTGAATGCGGCAGTGGAAGCGGCACGCGCAGGCGAGCACGGAAAAGGGTTTGCGGTAGTCGCCCAGGAAGTTCGCGCGCTGGCGGGACGCAGCGCTAATGCGGTGAAGGAGATTGAACAGCTGATTGGCGATACGCTCAGAAAAGTGAGTGAGGGTCATGCGCTGTCTGAACGGACGCGCCTGGCGATGGATGACATCATCATTCATATCGATAACATCAGCCAGCTGGTCACCGAGATTAACCATGCCTCACGCGAGCAGTCCGCCGGGATCGGCCAGGTGAACCTCGCCATGACCCATATTGGCGAAGCGTCGCATATCAATGCCGACCGCATCTCACGCAGCGAGCAAACCGCTCAAACGCTGCGCGAGAAGGGTTCACACCTGACTCAGCTGGTGAGCCTGTTCCAGCTAAAAGGCTAG
- a CDS encoding isovaleryl-CoA dehydrogenase, whose product MHWQTHTVFNQPAPLSNSNLFLSDCALRDAVVREGAEWDFELLASIGQQLGTAESLELGRLANVNPPELLRYDATGERLDDVRFHPAWHLLMQGLCANRVHNLAWEEEARKGSFVARAARFVLHAQVEAGTLCPVTMTFAATPLLQQALPKAFHDWLTPLLSDRYDPHLAPGAQKRGLLIGMGMTEKQGGSDVLSNTTKAEKCSDGSYRLVGHKWFFSVPQSDAHLVLAQAKGGLSCFFVPRFLPDGQRNAVRLERLKDKLGNRSNASSEAEFLDASGWLLGEEGEGVRQILKMGGLTRFDCALGSHGLMRRALSVALYHAHQRQTFGKNLIDQPLMREALSRMALVLEGHTALLFRLARAWDKRADPQEAAWARLFTPAAKFSVCKAGIPFVAEAMEVLGGNGYCEESELPRLYREMPVNSIWEGSGNIMCLDVLRVLAKQPGIHDLLADEFAQVKGQDRHFDRSWRQLQQKLRKPQEAQGREIAQQLFLLGAGSQMLRHASPPVAQAWCSMMLDTRGGTLMSEQVQSDLLLRATGRVG is encoded by the coding sequence ATGCACTGGCAGACCCATACCGTTTTCAATCAACCTGCACCGCTTTCCAACAGCAACCTTTTCCTCTCGGACTGCGCCCTGCGCGATGCGGTCGTGCGTGAAGGAGCCGAGTGGGATTTTGAGCTGCTCGCCAGCATCGGGCAGCAGTTGGGCACCGCGGAGTCGCTGGAGCTGGGCAGGCTGGCTAACGTCAACCCGCCCGAGCTGTTACGCTATGACGCCACCGGGGAGCGGCTGGACGACGTGCGTTTTCATCCGGCATGGCACTTGCTGATGCAGGGGCTTTGTGCCAACCGCGTGCATAACCTGGCGTGGGAAGAGGAGGCGCGTAAAGGGTCGTTTGTCGCTCGGGCCGCACGCTTTGTGCTTCATGCTCAGGTAGAGGCAGGCACGCTTTGCCCGGTCACTATGACGTTTGCCGCCACGCCGCTGTTGCAGCAGGCGCTCCCCAAAGCATTTCACGACTGGCTGACGCCGCTGCTCAGCGATCGCTACGATCCGCACCTTGCCCCCGGTGCGCAAAAGCGCGGCCTGCTGATTGGCATGGGGATGACGGAAAAGCAGGGCGGCTCGGACGTGCTTAGCAACACCACCAAAGCGGAAAAATGCAGTGACGGCAGCTACAGGCTGGTGGGGCATAAATGGTTTTTCTCCGTCCCGCAAAGCGATGCGCACCTGGTGCTGGCCCAGGCGAAGGGCGGGCTGTCCTGCTTTTTTGTGCCGCGCTTTTTGCCTGACGGACAGCGCAACGCCGTGCGTCTTGAGCGCCTCAAGGACAAGCTCGGAAACCGCTCCAACGCCAGCAGCGAGGCGGAGTTCCTTGATGCCTCTGGCTGGCTGCTGGGGGAAGAGGGCGAAGGGGTACGGCAGATCCTCAAAATGGGCGGGCTGACGCGCTTTGACTGCGCGCTGGGCAGCCACGGACTGATGCGTCGGGCGCTCTCGGTGGCGCTGTACCATGCCCACCAGCGTCAGACCTTCGGCAAAAACCTCATCGATCAGCCTTTAATGCGGGAAGCATTAAGCCGGATGGCGCTGGTGCTGGAGGGGCACACGGCGCTGCTGTTCCGCCTGGCCCGGGCGTGGGACAAGCGTGCCGATCCGCAAGAGGCCGCCTGGGCGCGGCTGTTTACCCCGGCGGCGAAATTTAGCGTCTGTAAAGCAGGCATCCCGTTTGTGGCTGAGGCGATGGAGGTGCTGGGTGGGAATGGATATTGCGAAGAGAGCGAACTTCCCCGCCTTTACCGCGAGATGCCGGTGAACAGCATCTGGGAAGGGTCAGGAAATATTATGTGCCTGGACGTTCTGCGCGTGCTGGCGAAGCAGCCGGGTATTCACGACCTGCTTGCCGACGAGTTTGCGCAGGTGAAAGGGCAGGACAGACACTTCGACCGCAGCTGGCGACAGCTTCAGCAAAAACTGCGTAAACCGCAGGAGGCGCAGGGGCGAGAGATCGCGCAGCAGCTTTTCTTGCTGGGTGCCGGAAGCCAGATGCTGCGGCACGCATCGCCCCCGGTGGCGCAGGCGTGGTGCAGCATGATGCTGGACACCCGTGGCGGCACGCTGATGAGCGAGCAGGTACAAAGCGACCTGCTGCTGCGTGCGACGGGCAGAGTTGGCTAG